The Ananas comosus cultivar F153 linkage group 2, ASM154086v1, whole genome shotgun sequence genome contains a region encoding:
- the LOC109706310 gene encoding transcription factor bHLH130-like yields the protein MYGSPQAARSKDLNLPVSAEPAFGHRKEEKELLQRHHHHHHHRDHQQHQHHNPPPPPPPPHHQQQQQQQQQMSSGLLRYRSAPTALLGEVVDDFLPVRPSSPETETMFARFLATSDLRDEIREKPPSAAAQRSSTFASAMDEAAASQQQQQQQQQQMMYHSHHQPMPSHGSVESLYRTASSAAIDLEPMKSDGATNNLIRQSSSPPGIFSHVNVDNGYSVMRGIGGFRNGNNSLGAVNAANTNSTSNRMKGQISFSSRQGSLMSQISGMGSEGGAIGGSSPEDGGNSGGTAAGGGRYIPGYPLGSWDDPPLLSDHFSGSLKRGREAEGKIISGLNQSEHQNGLMHQFSLPKTSSEMAAIEKFLQFHDAVPCKIRAKRGCATHPRSIAERVRRTRISERMRKLQELVPNMDKQTNTADMLDLAVDYIKDLQKQVKTLTENRASCTCSSSKQKQYQNPAA from the exons ATGTACGGGTCGCCACAAGCGGCGAGGTCAAAGGATCTGAACCTTCCGGTATCCGCAGAGCCGGCCTTCGGACACCGGAAAGAGGAAAAGGAGCTCCTCCAGcgtcaccaccaccaccaccaccaccgggATCATCAACAACATCAACACCataatcctcctcctcctcctcctcctcctcatcatcagcagcagcagcagcagcagcagcagatgaGCTCGGGATTGCTTCGCTACCGATCGGCGCCGACTGCGCTCCTGGGCGAAGTCGTCGACGACTTCCTACCCGTGCGCCCGTCGAGCCCCGAGACGGAGACGATGTTCGCCCGCTTCCTCGCCACCTCCGATCTCCGCGACGAGATCCGGGAGAagccgccctccgccgccgcccagaGGAGCTCCACGTTCGCTTCAGCGATGGACGAAGCCGCGGcgtcgcagcagcagcagcagcagcagcagcagcagatgaTGTACCACTCGCATCATCAGCCGATGCCGAGCCACGGATCAGTGGAGAGCCTGTATCGCACCGCGAGCTCCGCGGCGATAGACCTGGAGCCGATGAAGAGCGACGGCGCCACCAATAATCTCATCCGCCAGAGTAGCTCTCCCCCGGGCATCTTCTCCCATGTAAACGTAGATAATG GTTATTCCGTGATGAGGGGAATTGGCGGGTTCAGGAACGGGAACAACTCCCTGGGAGCGGTCAATGCCGCGAATACTAATAGTACCAGCAACAGAATGAAGGGCCAGATAAGCTTCTCGTCGAGGCAGGGGTCTCTCATGTCTCAGATCTCCGGGATGGGGAGCGAGGGCGGCGCTATTGGCGGAAGCAGCCCCGAGGACGGTGGCAACAGCGGGGGCACCGCAGCGGGCGGAGGCCGCTACATCCCGGGGTACCCTCTCGGCTCGTGGGACGACCCTCCCCTGCTCTCCGACCACTTCTCCGGCAGTttaaaaagagggagagaagctGAAGGGAAGATAATCTCCGGCCTCAACCAATCGGAGCATCAG AATGGTCTGATGCATCAATTTAGCCTGCCCAAGACTTCGTCGGAGATGGCTGCGATTGAAAAGTTCTTGCAGTTCCATGATGCTGTCCCGTGTAAGATCCGAGCCAAGCGAGGCTGTGCCACCCACCCACGAAGTATCGCCGAAAGG GTAAGGAGAACTCGAATTAGCGAACGGATGCGGAAGTTGCAAGAGCTCGTCCCCAACATGGACAAG CAAACCAACACCGCAGACATGTTAGATTTAGCCGTTGACTACATCAAAGATCTTCAGAAGCAGGTCAAG ACATTAACAGAGAACCGGGCAAGCTGTACCTGCTCTTCTAGCAAGCAAAAGCAGTACCAAAATCCAGCGGCGTGA